In one window of Thermoplasmata archaeon DNA:
- a CDS encoding glycosyltransferase family 2 protein, translating to MPQTDRPPVAVIVLSYNGVQYIEACLMSVLSSSYPSLRVIVADNASVDGTPELIRSKFPLVEVIRMPTNLGFSAAYNRIIAKVPEEFVVLLNQDAEVASRTWIEELVDAVQSDPKCAVAACKLVFRDDPKILNSLGGMAYWWTGTVDIGFGDPDTDNFPEGFEPFSGSGGAMLLRRQPFLEVHGFDEAFFMYCEDFDLGWRLRLLGYKSLLAPRAKVVHEFSASIGRMNPTRVYWVHRNYLRAMLKNYQPSSLARGLPQFLLFTVAKSLGLAVRERSAALFWAPWRAVAWNVWRLRETLGRRAEVQSARKVPDSEILERMGPRGFEPLSSLRHRLRIISQG from the coding sequence GTGCCTCAGACTGACCGCCCGCCGGTTGCGGTGATCGTCCTGAGCTACAACGGCGTTCAGTATATCGAGGCGTGTCTGATGAGCGTTCTGTCGTCCTCTTACCCCTCCCTTCGCGTAATCGTCGCTGACAACGCGAGCGTGGATGGAACCCCGGAGCTCATTCGCTCAAAATTCCCATTGGTCGAGGTAATCCGCATGCCTACGAATCTCGGTTTCAGCGCAGCGTACAATCGGATCATCGCGAAGGTCCCCGAGGAGTTTGTCGTACTCTTGAACCAAGACGCAGAGGTGGCGAGCCGTACCTGGATTGAAGAGCTCGTTGACGCAGTCCAGTCAGACCCCAAATGCGCGGTTGCGGCATGCAAGCTCGTGTTTCGAGATGATCCCAAGATCCTGAACTCGCTTGGGGGGATGGCATACTGGTGGACCGGAACGGTAGACATCGGGTTCGGGGATCCCGACACCGACAATTTCCCGGAGGGCTTCGAGCCCTTTTCTGGCAGCGGCGGCGCGATGCTGCTCCGAAGACAGCCGTTCCTAGAAGTCCACGGATTTGACGAGGCCTTCTTCATGTATTGCGAGGACTTCGATCTCGGATGGAGACTCCGCCTCCTGGGCTACAAATCATTGCTTGCACCAAGAGCGAAAGTCGTCCACGAGTTCTCCGCCAGCATCGGAAGAATGAATCCCACGAGGGTCTACTGGGTCCACCGAAATTATCTCAGGGCGATGCTGAAGAACTATCAGCCATCTTCGCTGGCGCGCGGACTTCCTCAGTTCCTCCTATTTACAGTTGCAAAGTCCCTTGGATTGGCAGTTCGTGAGAGGAGTGCCGCATTGTTTTGGGCTCCCTGGCGCGCGGTCGCCTGGAACGTCTGGCGACTTCGGGAGACGCTGGGCCGGCGAGCCGAAGTCCAATCCGCTCGCAAGGTACCCGATTCTGAGATCCTGGAGCGTATGGGCCCCCGAGGATTCGAACCACTTTCAAGCCTACGGCATCGTCTGCGAATTATCTCACAGGGGTAG
- a CDS encoding glycosyltransferase family 2 protein: MELRVRDSPSAHDTSVVIVHYNGAEQLRKCLRSVLLSDACEAEIIVVDNASLDSCTKTVGPEFPAVRFVKSGRNLGSAGGWNLGATEATGSLLVFLNDDVVVPPKWLELLESNLSNAKTGCAGGIALYLDHPEKINSAGGLLDFLGFGQNRAIGAGQKEFRGDAYPRPFYAVGTVFATRRDVWEQAGGFDERMFMYADDLDWSWRVRLLGYDIALDERVVVHHKWRGSALKFNRMVYFLERNEIRALIKNYRLTTLVWIAPFLLAVKLAKAFGLALVNRRLLVAVLSAWHWNLRMLPDTLTKRRQIQTNRRVPDRAIIGAMVFESLEVRHALRRTEHPLRSVVGDRSASD, translated from the coding sequence ATGGAACTTCGAGTACGGGATAGTCCGTCTGCGCACGATACGTCCGTCGTGATCGTCCATTACAACGGCGCAGAACAACTCCGGAAGTGTCTGAGGAGCGTCTTGCTCTCAGATGCCTGCGAGGCGGAAATCATCGTCGTCGACAACGCCTCCCTTGACTCCTGCACAAAGACTGTCGGGCCAGAGTTCCCAGCAGTACGATTCGTCAAGTCAGGTCGTAACCTCGGGTCCGCGGGAGGTTGGAATTTGGGCGCAACCGAGGCGACCGGAAGTCTTCTCGTTTTTTTGAACGACGATGTCGTCGTTCCGCCGAAGTGGCTTGAGTTGCTGGAATCCAACCTCTCCAACGCGAAAACGGGCTGCGCCGGAGGAATCGCGTTGTACCTGGATCATCCCGAAAAAATCAACTCAGCAGGTGGGCTCCTCGACTTCCTGGGATTTGGACAGAACCGCGCGATTGGAGCCGGTCAGAAAGAGTTTCGAGGGGATGCTTACCCGCGTCCATTCTATGCCGTCGGGACCGTGTTTGCAACGCGTCGCGACGTATGGGAGCAAGCCGGTGGTTTCGACGAGCGGATGTTCATGTATGCCGATGATCTGGACTGGAGCTGGCGCGTACGACTGCTCGGTTACGATATCGCGCTGGACGAGCGTGTTGTCGTCCACCATAAATGGCGCGGATCAGCGCTGAAATTCAACCGGATGGTATACTTTCTCGAACGGAACGAAATCCGTGCGCTCATCAAGAACTACCGTCTGACGACGCTCGTTTGGATCGCGCCGTTCCTCCTTGCAGTCAAACTCGCGAAAGCATTTGGGCTCGCTCTCGTCAATCGACGCTTGCTGGTTGCCGTCTTGTCGGCTTGGCACTGGAACCTCCGAATGCTCCCGGACACTCTGACGAAGCGAAGGCAGATCCAGACAAACCGACGCGTCCCGGACCGAGCAATTATCGGAGCGATGGTGTTCGAAAGCTTAGAAGTCCGACATGCGTTGCGACGGACGGAGCACCCCCTCCGCTCGGTGGTAGGAGATCGCAGTGCCTCAGACTGA